Proteins encoded by one window of Phycisphaerae bacterium:
- a CDS encoding Gfo/Idh/MocA family oxidoreductase, producing the protein MAKTWKAGVIACGSIAQAMHLPGYEKCPDVELVGACDPEPKRLAEARKIGAGLKTYRDYRTMLGAEQFDVVSVCSPNKFHAEHAIAALEHGAHVLLEKPPAVSMEEIAAIKAAAKRSGRKLIVGFSHRLMRGNQKIQKLLGDGVIGEPYMIRVRFAHRGPYPGWARSDWFYSPVLAIGGALLDMGIHAIDQALWHLGPVKRVQALARTLRKDIRVDDNAVLLLEYANGKALGYIEVGWTCPSGFSGIEIMGDKGSIVHNYSSALTVTTGRCTPDMKTRPRMKTRVVDKDPTHGGWRIEIAEVVKAMRMNSDRGMGIDAGGAAVAVALAAYKSSRTGKAVEVARAR; encoded by the coding sequence ATGGCCAAGACGTGGAAAGCGGGGGTTATTGCGTGTGGGTCGATTGCCCAGGCGATGCACTTGCCGGGCTACGAGAAATGCCCAGACGTCGAGTTGGTCGGGGCATGCGATCCCGAGCCGAAGAGGCTGGCCGAAGCCCGCAAGATCGGGGCCGGACTCAAGACCTATCGCGATTATCGCACGATGCTGGGTGCTGAGCAGTTTGACGTCGTCTCGGTTTGCTCGCCGAACAAGTTCCATGCCGAGCACGCCATCGCCGCCCTGGAGCATGGGGCCCACGTTCTGCTGGAGAAGCCGCCGGCGGTGTCGATGGAGGAGATCGCAGCCATCAAGGCGGCGGCCAAGAGGAGCGGCCGCAAGCTGATCGTCGGCTTCTCACACCGCTTGATGCGCGGCAACCAGAAGATCCAGAAGCTGCTCGGGGATGGAGTGATCGGGGAGCCGTACATGATCCGGGTCCGGTTCGCCCATCGGGGCCCGTATCCCGGCTGGGCCAGAAGCGACTGGTTCTACAGTCCGGTGCTGGCGATCGGCGGTGCCCTGCTGGACATGGGCATCCATGCGATCGACCAGGCCCTGTGGCATCTCGGGCCGGTCAAGCGGGTCCAGGCGCTAGCTCGGACGCTGCGTAAGGACATTCGCGTGGACGACAATGCGGTGCTGCTGCTCGAGTATGCCAACGGCAAGGCTCTGGGCTACATCGAGGTTGGTTGGACCTGCCCCTCAGGCTTCAGTGGCATTGAGATCATGGGCGACAAGGGCAGCATCGTTCACAACTACAGTTCCGCGTTGACCGTTACCACGGGGCGCTGCACGCCGGACATGAAGACCCGCCCCAGGATGAAGACTCGCGTGGTGGACAAGGACCCGACTCACGGCGGCTGGAGGATTGAGATCGCCGAGGTGGTCAAGGCCATGCGGATGAACTCCGATCGGGGCATGGGCATCGACGCCGGCGGGGCCGCGGTGGCGGTAGCCCTCGCGGCGTACAAATCATCGCGGACGGGGAAGGCCGTGGAAGTTGCCCGGGCAAGGTGA
- the metG gene encoding methionine--tRNA ligase subunit beta — translation MSEQPSVPTGTPASVAEGVAAIQYDDFVKVDMRVAKVLEAFDHPKADKLIVLKVDVGTEQRQICAGLRGHYEAASLVGRNIIVVVNLAPRMMRGLESKGMLLAASNPEHTRVILLTPDADVAPGSKVS, via the coding sequence ATGAGCGAACAACCCAGTGTTCCAACCGGCACCCCGGCCAGTGTTGCCGAGGGCGTGGCTGCAATCCAATACGACGACTTCGTCAAGGTGGATATGCGCGTGGCCAAGGTCCTGGAAGCCTTCGACCACCCCAAGGCCGACAAACTCATCGTCCTTAAAGTGGATGTTGGGACGGAACAGCGTCAAATCTGCGCCGGCCTGCGCGGGCACTACGAGGCGGCCTCCCTCGTCGGCCGCAACATCATCGTCGTGGTCAACCTGGCCCCCCGCATGATGCGCGGCCTGGAAAGCAAAGGCATGCTCCTGGCGGCCAGCAATCCCGAGCACACCCGCGTCATCCTGTTGACCCCGGATGCCGATGTCGCTCCCGGTTCCAAGGTGAGCTGA
- the rplM gene encoding 50S ribosomal protein L13 yields MLSAATKSYLAKPSQVGGQWHLVDADGKVLGRMASQLATILMGKHRPEYTPHVLTGDFVIVINAAKVKLTGRKMEQKIYQRYSFYPSGRKVEPIAEVIERDPERVIKEAVKRMLPRNKLGREMLSRLKVYGGPDHPHQAQQPKPLKVKG; encoded by the coding sequence ATGCTCAGTGCGGCGACGAAATCATACCTGGCCAAGCCAAGTCAGGTTGGCGGGCAGTGGCATCTGGTGGACGCGGATGGCAAGGTCCTCGGCCGCATGGCCAGCCAACTGGCCACCATCCTGATGGGCAAGCACCGGCCGGAGTACACCCCCCACGTGCTTACCGGCGATTTCGTCATCGTGATCAACGCAGCAAAGGTGAAACTGACCGGTCGGAAAATGGAGCAGAAGATCTACCAGCGGTACTCCTTCTATCCCAGCGGCCGCAAGGTCGAGCCAATCGCCGAGGTCATCGAGAGAGACCCCGAACGAGTGATCAAGGAAGCGGTCAAGCGCATGCTGCCGCGCAACAAGCTGGGCCGCGAGATGCTGAGCCGGTTGAAGGTCTACGGCGGGCCCGACCATCCCCATCAGGCCCAGCAACCCAAGCCGCTGAAAGTCAAAGGCTGA